The following is a genomic window from Sphingomonas sinipercae.
CCGCACGAAAGGCCGGCGATGGACCGCTTCCGGGCAGTTCGAATATCGCTTCTCCACCGGCGCCCTCGCCCACACCGCGATCGTCGCGCTCGACCATGACCGCGAGGACTTTGGCGCCCGCGATGTCCTCTACGGCGGCTTCACCAACCAGGACCGCAAGCGGACTCACGATGCGATCACCGCCGAGTGGCGAAGCGAAGCGGCGCCCGGCGCGATCGATGTCGCCGTCCGGAAGGACCGCTTCAGCGATTTCAAGGACAGCACGACGCTTCGCGCGTCCGTTCTTGGCCGAGTCAGCGGGAATTGGTCGGTTGCCGCCTCTTACGGCGAAGGCATCGCCCAGCCGACGTTCTTCGACCTCTACGGCTTTTTCCCAGGCACTTACCTGGGCAACCCCGACTTGAAACCGGAACGATCGCGCGGATACGAGGCTTCGTTGCGCTACAGGGATTCCCGTCTGTCGGGGTCGCTGACCGCTTTCCGGCAGCGCCTGGAGGATGAGATCGTCGACGATCCCACCTTCACCAGTACGCTGAATTCGACGGGCATAAGCCACCGGTCGGGTGTCGAGGCGGAGCTCGCCTGGAAGACGAGCGACCGGCTTCGCCTGTCCGGCAATTACGCCTATTTGAAAGCCGACCAGCCGACCGATGCAGGGGTGCAAGCCGAATTGCGCCGGCCGCGCCACAGCGGCTCCGTCACGGTAGACGGGCGTATGTCGCGCTGGAGCTATGGAGCGTCGGTCAGCTATGTCGGCGCGCGGCGTGACCGGCAGGAGCTTCCGCCTTACGCCATTGTCGGGCTCGACCGGTACATCCTCGGCAATGCCAGGATTGCCTATCGCCTTTCACCCACGCTCGACATTTTCGCCCGCGTGTCGAACGTCTTTGACGAGGATTATCGCGACGCTGTCGATTACCGGACTGAGGGGCGCGGTGCGTTCGCCGGCATACGGCTGACGCGCTTTTAAGCTCAATCGCTGGGCGGGTCCGCGATCATCGCGGTGAAGCGGGCTTCGGCGGCAACCTTGCCGTCGACCAGCGCCCGCCCGGCAAACTTGCACACGCTCGGGCGCTTCTGCACGAATTCGACTTCGAGGCGGAGCAGGACGCCGGGTTCGACCGGCGCCCGGAACTTGGCCCCTTCGATCGCCATGAAGTAAACCAGCTTGCCGCTGTCGCCGAGACCGAGCGACTGGATCGCCAATACGCCTGCCGCCTGGGCAAGCGCTTCGACAATCAGCACCCCGGGCATGATCGGCCGGCCCGGGAAATGGCCTTGGAAAAACTGCTCGTTGATCGTCACCGCCTTGATGGCGACGATCGACTTATCGAGCTCGATGCTCTCGACCCGGTCGACCAGCAGTAAGGGGTAACGGTGCGGCAGGGCCGCCATGACCCGCCGAACATCGAGCGGGCCGACAGCTTCCGACGCACCGTCACTCATGCTTTAGCGGCCCTGCGGCTGCTGCTGGGTCGCCTGCTGCGGGAGCGGGGTGACGCTGATGGACGTTAGCTGCTGGTTAAGTGCAGCGAGCGTCTCCGCGGTCACGTCGATCGTCGGATCGTTAGCAAGCGTGCTCTGCTTGTTGAGGGCAATCGCCGCGCCGCGCCGAGCGCGAACCTGCTCGACAACCGCGATCAGTCGGGTTCCGATCTGCTGCTGGACGTGCGCCTGGGTGGACCGGAGCTGCTGTTGGCGTTGTGCAAGCTGCTGGCGAGCGGTGTTCTCACGCTGCTGGTAGGCATCGACACGCTTCTTGAGCGCGGCATCGCTGTTCGCCTTCGCGCCAAGCGCCTTTGCCGCCGCTTCGATCGCGCGAGCTTCAGTTTCAAGCGGTTGCGACAGCGTCGTCGAATATTGCTGGGCCGCCTGGAGCTGCTGCTCGAGCTGGGTCCGCGCAGTGCGGCAGGCGTTGCAGTTCTGGATGATGGATTCGGAATCCACGACGATGACCCCGCCGCGCTGCTGTGCGCTCGCGGTGGAGGCGGCGGAGATGGTGAGGACCGACGCTGCGGCCAGGATCAATGAATTGCGCATCAGTATGCTGTTCCTACGTTGAAGCTGAAGACTTTGTCCTCGTCGCCGTCCTGCTTGAGCAGGGCCTTGGCGAGGTCGATCCGGAGTGGACCAAAAGGCGATACCCAGTTGAAACCGAAGCCCACCGACAAGCGCGGCTTGGCCGAATTGCCGAGGAAGAATTCCTTGGAGCCCGGCTGGAAGCTCGCCACGTCATTGGCCCCGGGGACCAGCAATGTGGCGCAGTCGGCCTTGGTCTGACCGGGGTTTAGCTGCTTGAACTGGGTCACCGCATCGGCGCCGGTCCCGGAGGTAAGAGCGCAAATGCCCGGAATGTCGTTCAGCAGCGGCTTTTTGAGGCCAAAGACCGACCCCGCCTCAACATAAACGCTCGGGCGGATCCCAAGGCTGCGCAGCCCCGACGTCATCGGCGGCTCCACTTCGACCCGCGCCATATAATAAGCGTGACCGCCGACCGCGTCGCTGACCTTCTTCGCAGTTTCCAGGTCTAGCACGCCCTCGGCGTTGTAAAACAGGCGCTGAATGCGCGGCCCCACGCCCCGGATGTCGAAGCCGCGCAGTGACGGCGATGGGCCGAAGAAGCGGTCGGTGAGCCGGATTGGATCGGCGCCCGATGCGGGACCGTCGCTGAACGGATGGATGTAACCACCCTCGGCATGCGCCGACAGGACGATGCCGTTCTTCCGGCCCCAATATTTGGTGGCGTCGGCACGGGTGCGCAGGTAGCGGACGTCGCCGCCGAGCCCGGCGAAGTCCTGGGAAAGAACCAGCCGCTGACCGCGCGTGGGTCGAATGCCGTCGGTATTGTCGAAACCGATCGAATAACCGACCGTCGACGTCACCCGCTTGCCGAGTTCATCGCAAAGGTACCGCCCTGCCTTCAGTGGATCGCACTGCGAGTCCAGCGGACCGTTCCCGTCGGGATCGGTGTAGTAAAAGCTTTTCGACAAGGTGACGTCGTCGAGCACCAGCGAATATCGGGTCGCCAGGGTGGTATATTCGTTGATCGGGAAGCCGAGGCGCAAGCCGCCGCCGGTG
Proteins encoded in this region:
- a CDS encoding TonB-dependent receptor plug domain-containing protein, which gives rise to MILLLLAQSAATPPFTTNPDEIVVVASRAPEEQADAAASASVTDRERIERLGSPLVDAMLRLIPSASIATSGPAGSFTEVRIRGSEANHTLLFLDGIRANDPAAGNAARFELLNSDLVSRIEVVRGPQSALWGSEAIGGVIAVDGSASDQEGFAASSEAGSFGFARASGNASVRTGPVHVNAGAAWQRATGIDSFSGLGDRDGYRNLSGRLRATWSLSPDIEVGVSAFSLTGRTEYDGIDLLTFIHSDTLDVTRNRLSAGRVWAQAGRMDQGFRGIVSTSLLGSSNRNALDGEELNRTKGRRWTASGQFEYRFSTGALAHTAIVALDHDREDFGARDVLYGGFTNQDRKRTHDAITAEWRSEAAPGAIDVAVRKDRFSDFKDSTTLRASVLGRVSGNWSVAASYGEGIAQPTFFDLYGFFPGTYLGNPDLKPERSRGYEASLRYRDSRLSGSLTAFRQRLEDEIVDDPTFTSTLNSTGISHRSGVEAELAWKTSDRLRLSGNYAYLKADQPTDAGVQAELRRPRHSGSVTVDGRMSRWSYGASVSYVGARRDRQELPPYAIVGLDRYILGNARIAYRLSPTLDIFARVSNVFDEDYRDAVDYRTEGRGAFAGIRLTRF
- the fabZ gene encoding 3-hydroxyacyl-ACP dehydratase FabZ; translated protein: MSDGASEAVGPLDVRRVMAALPHRYPLLLVDRVESIELDKSIVAIKAVTINEQFFQGHFPGRPIMPGVLIVEALAQAAGVLAIQSLGLGDSGKLVYFMAIEGAKFRAPVEPGVLLRLEVEFVQKRPSVCKFAGRALVDGKVAAEARFTAMIADPPSD
- a CDS encoding OmpH family outer membrane protein, encoding MRNSLILAAASVLTISAASTASAQQRGGVIVVDSESIIQNCNACRTARTQLEQQLQAAQQYSTTLSQPLETEARAIEAAAKALGAKANSDAALKKRVDAYQQRENTARQQLAQRQQQLRSTQAHVQQQIGTRLIAVVEQVRARRGAAIALNKQSTLANDPTIDVTAETLAALNQQLTSISVTPLPQQATQQQPQGR